In Ischnura elegans chromosome 9, ioIscEleg1.1, whole genome shotgun sequence, the following proteins share a genomic window:
- the LOC124165030 gene encoding putative uncharacterized protein DDB_G0290521 — MGPKARKGGSANPTASPGGRSRGRSRSHSRSPRQGSPSPTLIPNTSPTGYHMSSEPSSLLNTRVQPPTSEEPPSWLPILLKAITESWAPGTVSVPQPQPAQQPQPLDPGPRTSRGIPLTQLGLMSEPTPPLVSFPTTQTPRPCTPASQVVPEDRRFRDLGPERPPNSIELPQEQECLELVYLLRNNVSSSKLAKRDGHEVSLLLGIAADWDALPGPVRSLVYNRARILTIAATHGWDTAARLLAPNEILRLPPSAAQPTTIIREVIRERAPSTTNAPRANSQPSRFRGRRRGGSSLAPPRRRAAKTPPVPAAELYPENICDNISFLHSGVSVSSDF; from the coding sequence ATGGGTCCGAAAGCTCGCAAAGGAGGTTCTGCGAACCCCACCGCTTCGCCGGGGGGCCGCAGCAGAGGACGGAGCCGCTCGCACTCCCGCTCACCGCGACAGGGGTCGCCTTCTCCGACTTTGATCCCCAACACATCCCCTACGGGATATCACATGTCTTCTGAGCCATCCAGCCTGCTCAACACGCGAGTCCAGCCGCCTACGTCGGAAGAGCCTCCCTCCTGGCTCCCTATCCTCCTTAAGGCCATCACTGAGTCCTGGGCCCCGGGGACGGTCAGCGTCCCCCAGCCGCAGCCAGCGCAGCAACCGCAGCCCCTGGACCCTGGCCCCAGAACCAGCCGCGGCATTCCTCTGACACAACTTGGGCTGATGTCGGAGCCCACTCCTCCGCTGGTCTCCTTCCCAACGACGCAAACGCCGAGGCCCTGCACCCCAGCATCCCAAGTTGTGCCAGAGGATCGTCGCTTCCGCGATCTCGGACCTGAACGCCCACCAAACAGTATCGAGCTGCCCCAGGAACAAGAGTGCCTCGAGCTAGTGTACCTCCTGAGAAACAACGTATCGAGCTCTAAGCTCGCGAAACGAGATGGGCACGAGGTCTCCCTGCTGTTGGGAATTGCTGCTGATTGGGACGCACTCCCGGGACCGGTCCGCTCCCTGGTTTACAACCGCGCACGGATCCTGACAATTGCCGCCACCCACGGGTGGGACACTGCTGCTCGTTTGCTTGCCCCAAACGAAATCTTGCGCCTCCCGCCGTCGGCAGCACAGCCCACGACTATCATTCGCGAGGTTATCCGGGAGCGCGCCCCAAGCACCACCAATGCACCGCGGGCAAACAGCCAGCCCTCAAGATTCCGCGGCCGACGACGCGGCGGGTCGAGTCTCGCCCCTCCCAGACGCCGCGCCGCTAAGACGCCGCCCGTACCTGCTGCGGAACTTTATCCTGAAAACATTTgtgataatatttcatttttgcattccGGAGTGTCTGTTTCAAGCGATTTCTGA